In the genome of Dermacentor andersoni chromosome 3, qqDerAnde1_hic_scaffold, whole genome shotgun sequence, one region contains:
- the LOC126544673 gene encoding uncharacterized protein isoform X1: protein MAAGVRISGSSIDSQAQRLQRRVSLAVATVSPEPDVGSGGRFSLPWRRPRILIRHHNQVVLPGRESPKRAGQFQRFRADDRSLVAAVMSSFRSKEPDEPEGHEERQLQRNQKVLAALCVCGNMTSVAGSIASYWFMPGAEAIAANMDSSSLSFWSWTLITLPVSLAASALSSVCVYYGSLHAHDNQLNAQAEEIICCYARLRLNRLEKCRFFELLNILFWIGYSGTILGCRFAQRQDLSTCFLGAIVLLASAALPRAGSPAARPSPSQFRAKVDVDGDESPDFQPVASQCLASLASRLPWGVIVVYGAASVITRVAETTGLAKVAFDNQFWSQQSDLMKQVLLTVASSLMAEFMTAAALCDAILPIVINLSTGTEHDALYFGLPVAVGASVNTILPVSLPLVMLHDMAPVTRKQLILTGAFVKTVVVASILLSMNTTGEYVLHSTKQFNSTESIKPA from the exons ATGGCGGCCGGCGTGCGAATCTCAGGCTCGTCGATTGACTCGCAGGCCCAG CGCTTACAGCGCCGCGTATCGTTGGCTGTGGCGACCGTGTCACCGGAGCCGGATGTCGGCAGCGGTGGCCGCTTCTCTCTTCCGTGGCGCCGGCCGCGCATCCTGATCCGCCACCACAACCAGGTGGTGCTGCCCGGCCGTGAGTCCCCGAAGCGCGCAGGCCAGTTTCAACGGTTTCGCGCGGACGACCGATCTCTCGTGGCCGCCGTCA TGTCGTCGTTCCGTTCCAAGGAGCCGGATGAACCCGAGGGCCATGAGGAACGACA GTTGCAGCGTAACCAGAAGGTTCTGGCGGCTCTCTGCGTGTGCGGCAACATGACCAGCGTGGCGGGAAGCATCGCCAGCTATTGGTTCATGCCGGGCGCAGAAGCTATCGCCGCCAACATGGACAG CTCATCGCTGTCCTTCTGGAGCTGGACGCTGATCACGCTACCGGTGTCGCTGGCTGCGTCGGCGCTCTCCTCCGTCTGCGTCTACTACGGAAGCCTGCACGCCCA tgatAACCAGCTCAACGCTCAAGCAGAGGAGATCATCTGCTGCTACGCCAGGCTGAGGCTGAACAGACTAGAAAAATGCAG GTTCTTCGAACTACTAAATATACTCTTTTGGATTGGATACTCTGGAACTATACTCGGATGCAGATTCGCACAAAGACA GGATCTGAGCACGTGCTTTCTCGGCGCAATCGTCCTGCTGGCGTCGGCGGCGCTGCCCCGAGCCGGAAGTCCAGCTGCGAGGCCGAGCCCGAGTCAATTTCGGGCCAAGGTGGACGTGGACGGCGACGAGTCGCCCGATTTCCAGCCCGTCGCTTCGCAGTGCCTCGCGTCGCTCGCCAGCCGGCTGCCGTGGGGGGTCATAGTCGTCTACGGCGCCGCATCGGTCATCACGCGAGTCGCCGAG ACCACGGGCCTGGCCAAGGTGGCGTTCGACAACCAGTTCTGGAGCCAGCAGTCAGATCTGATGAAGCAGGTGCTCCTCACCGTCGCCTCATCGCTCATGGCTGAGTTCATGACCGCGGCCGCTCTGTGCGACGCCATCCTGCCCATCGTCATCAACCTT TCCACGGGCACGGAGCACGACGCCCTCTACTTCGGTCTGCCAGTGGCGGTGGGCGCTTCGGTGAACACCATCCTGCCGGTCTCCCTGCCGCTCGTCATGCTCCACGACATGGCGCCAGTCACACGCAAGCAGCTG ATCCTGACTGGCGCCTTCGTGAAGACCGTGGTCGTGGCCAGCATCCTGCTCTCCATGAACACCACGGGCGAATACGTCTTGCACAGCACCAAGCAATTCAACAGCACCGAGAGCATCAAGCCGGCTTAA
- the LOC126544673 gene encoding uncharacterized protein isoform X2: MAAGVRISGSSIDSQAQRLQRRVSLAVATVSPEPDVGSGGRFSLPWRRPRILIRHHNQVVLPGRESPKRAGQFQRFRADDRSLVAAVMSSFRSKEPDEPEGHEERQLQRNQKVLAALCVCGNMTSVAGSIASYWFMPGAEAIAANMDSSSLSFWSWTLITLPVSLAASALSSVCVYYGSLHAHDNQLNAQAEEIICCYARLRLNRLEKCRFFELLNILFWIGYSGTILGCRFAQRQDLSTCFLGAIVLLASAALPRAGSPAARPSPSQFRAKVDVDGDESPDFQPVASQCLASLASRLPWGVIVVYGAASVITRVAESTGTEHDALYFGLPVAVGASVNTILPVSLPLVMLHDMAPVTRKQLILTGAFVKTVVVASILLSMNTTGEYVLHSTKQFNSTESIKPA; this comes from the exons ATGGCGGCCGGCGTGCGAATCTCAGGCTCGTCGATTGACTCGCAGGCCCAG CGCTTACAGCGCCGCGTATCGTTGGCTGTGGCGACCGTGTCACCGGAGCCGGATGTCGGCAGCGGTGGCCGCTTCTCTCTTCCGTGGCGCCGGCCGCGCATCCTGATCCGCCACCACAACCAGGTGGTGCTGCCCGGCCGTGAGTCCCCGAAGCGCGCAGGCCAGTTTCAACGGTTTCGCGCGGACGACCGATCTCTCGTGGCCGCCGTCA TGTCGTCGTTCCGTTCCAAGGAGCCGGATGAACCCGAGGGCCATGAGGAACGACA GTTGCAGCGTAACCAGAAGGTTCTGGCGGCTCTCTGCGTGTGCGGCAACATGACCAGCGTGGCGGGAAGCATCGCCAGCTATTGGTTCATGCCGGGCGCAGAAGCTATCGCCGCCAACATGGACAG CTCATCGCTGTCCTTCTGGAGCTGGACGCTGATCACGCTACCGGTGTCGCTGGCTGCGTCGGCGCTCTCCTCCGTCTGCGTCTACTACGGAAGCCTGCACGCCCA tgatAACCAGCTCAACGCTCAAGCAGAGGAGATCATCTGCTGCTACGCCAGGCTGAGGCTGAACAGACTAGAAAAATGCAG GTTCTTCGAACTACTAAATATACTCTTTTGGATTGGATACTCTGGAACTATACTCGGATGCAGATTCGCACAAAGACA GGATCTGAGCACGTGCTTTCTCGGCGCAATCGTCCTGCTGGCGTCGGCGGCGCTGCCCCGAGCCGGAAGTCCAGCTGCGAGGCCGAGCCCGAGTCAATTTCGGGCCAAGGTGGACGTGGACGGCGACGAGTCGCCCGATTTCCAGCCCGTCGCTTCGCAGTGCCTCGCGTCGCTCGCCAGCCGGCTGCCGTGGGGGGTCATAGTCGTCTACGGCGCCGCATCGGTCATCACGCGAGTCGCCGAG TCCACGGGCACGGAGCACGACGCCCTCTACTTCGGTCTGCCAGTGGCGGTGGGCGCTTCGGTGAACACCATCCTGCCGGTCTCCCTGCCGCTCGTCATGCTCCACGACATGGCGCCAGTCACACGCAAGCAGCTG ATCCTGACTGGCGCCTTCGTGAAGACCGTGGTCGTGGCCAGCATCCTGCTCTCCATGAACACCACGGGCGAATACGTCTTGCACAGCACCAAGCAATTCAACAGCACCGAGAGCATCAAGCCGGCTTAA